A stretch of DNA from Halorubrum sp. BOL3-1:
CGACCTTCGAGAGCGACGTCGGCCGCGAGGGGTACGCCGACGCGGTGCGGCGCGTGAAGGGGCACGTCCGGGAGGGCGACACGTTCCAGGCGAACGTCTCCCAGCGCCTGACCGCGCCGGCGGCGGTCCACCCGGTCGACGCGTACGACGCGCTCCGGGAAGTGAACCCCGCGCCGTACTCCGGGCTGATCGAGTTCGGCGGGACCGGAGACGCCGGGACCGACCGCACGAGCGGCGTCGACCTCGTGAGCGCGAGTCCCGAGCTCCTCCTCCGGCGAGCGCCGACCGACGACCCCGACCGCGGCGCGCACCTCGTCACGGAGCCCATCGCGGGGACGCGCCCGCGGGGAGACGGCGACGAGGCGGACGCGGCGCTGGAGGCCGAGCTGACCGGCGACGAGAAGGAGCGCGCCGAACACGCGATGTTGGTCGACCTCGAACGCAACGACCTCGGCAAGGTGTCGCGGTTCGGCACGGTCGACGTCGCGGAGTACCGCCGCGTCGACCGCTACAGCGAGGTAATGCACCTCGTGAGCCTGATCGAGGGGGAGGCCCGGCCGGACGTGGGGTTCGCGGACGCGGTCGCGGCCTGCTTCCCCGGCGGGACGATTACGGGCGCGCCGAAGCCGAAGACGATGGCGATCATCGACGAGTTGGAGCCGACGCGCCGCGGCCCGTACACCGGCTCGATGCTCGCGGCCGGGTTCGACGGGCGCGCGACGCTTTCCATCGTCATCCGCACGCTCGTCTGCCACGCCGCCGAGTACCACCTCCGGGTCGGCGCCGGGATCGTCCACGACTCCGACCCGGGCGCCGAGTACGCGGAGACGCTCGCGAAGGCGCGAGCCCTGGTGAGCGCGCTCGACGAGGCGCTCGCCGCCGGCGAGATGGCGGTCGACGAGACGGTCGAGGGAGGCGTCGACGAGACGGTCGGAGAGGCGGACGAGGCGACCGGGGAGGCGGACGAGGCGACCGGGGAGGCGGTCGAGCGATGACGGACGCCGACGCCACCGACGCGACGGCGGGCTGGCGCGAGGGCGCCGGCGAGGCCGACGCGCGGGTCCTCGTCGTCGACAACTACGACTCGTTCGCGTACAACCTCGTCCAGTACGTCGGCGAGGTCGCGGGCGCGGTGGCGGTCCGGCGCAACGACGCGGTCGACCTCGCCGGGATCCGCGCGCTCGACCCCGACGGCGTCGTCGTCTCGCCCGGACCCGGGACACCGGCAGACGCGGGCGTCTCGATCGCCGTCTTCGAACTCGACCGCCCCGTGTTCGGCGTCTGTCTCGGTCACCAGGCGCTGTGCGCGAACCGGGGGAGCCGCGTCGGCCACGCGCCCGAGGTCGTCCACGGGAAGCCCTCGACTATCACCCACGACGGCGCGGGCGTGTTCGCTGGGCTTCCCGACCGGCTCCGCGTCGGTCGGTACCACTCGCTGTGCGTCGAGCGCGAGGACCTCCCGAACGAGGTCGTCGAGACCGCCCACACGGAGGACGAGCGCGAGGTCGTAATGGGCGTTCGACACCGCGAGAAGCCGCACGTCGGCGTCCAGTTCCATCCGGAGAGCATCCTCACCCCCCGCGGGAAGCGGATGGTGCGGAACTTCGTGGCGGGGTGTGAGCGATGAGCGACGCCGACCGCGGGGGGGACGGCGAGCGCCTGTACCACGTCGACGGCGACCTCGTCCCCGCCTCGGCGGCGACCGTCTCGGTCGAGGACCGCGGGTTCGCCTACGGCGACGCCGCGTTCGAGACGATGCGCGCGTACGGCGGCGACCCCTTCCGGTGGGAGGCCCACGCCGACCGGCTCGCGGACACCTGCGAGACGCTCCGGCTGGACCACGGGCTCGCGGACGCGGACCTGAAACGCCGGGTCGACGAGACGCTCGCCGCAAACGACCTCGCGGACGCGTACGTGAAGCTCTCGATCACCCGGGGGGCCCAGCCCGGCACGCTCGACCCCGCGCCCGAGGTCGACCCGACCGTCGTCGTGATCGCGAAGCCGCTCCCGCGGGGCGGCGTGGGCAGCGACCCCGTCCACGACGGGCCGGCCGCGCTTCAGACGACGAAGACGCGCAAGCCCGCCGACCGCACGCTCCCCGCCGCCGCGAAGACGCACAACTACCTCAACGGGATTCTGGCTCGGCTCGAACTGCGCGTTACCGACGCCGACGAGGCGCTGATGCTCGACCACGACGGCCACGTCGCGGAGGGGGCGACGTCGAACCTCTTTTTCGCGGACGGCGCGGCGCTTCGGACCCCCTCGCTCGACGGCCCGATCCTCCCCGGGATCACGAGGGCGGCCGTGATCGATATCGCGAAAGACGAGGGGATCCCCGTCGAGGAGGGGACTTACGCGCCGGACGCGGTGCGTTCGGCCGACGAGGTCTTCCTCACGAACTCGACGTGGGGGGTCCGACCCGTGGCGACCGTCGACGGCATCGCGGTCGACGGCGACGGCGAGGAGGCCGCCGGTCCGGTCACGACCCTGATCTCCCGGCTCTACGACCGTCGTATCGAGGAGACACACTACGACGGCGAGCGGCTGTGAGGACGTGAGCCGCTCGACGGAACGGCCGACGACCGATTGCGGTGGCGCGCCTGCGAGCGGCCGCCCTCGGCGGCCGCGAGCCGGCCCGCGAGGTCGCCGGCGCTACGCGCCGGCTGCCAGAGAATCTCCGATTCCCGCTGCCGCGAGGCGGTCTTGATCGTGACGAGAATCGCCGCGTACGGCCGAGTGACTGAGGCTTCGGCCGTCTCGGTCGTCGTACCGGAAGCGACTGCCTCGTAGCGAACCGCTGAGGCTTCGGTGGCAGTCGCTATCCGGTCACGACCGACGAGCCGTACGGAAACCCCGAAACGCAAAAAACGGGTGTTATCCCCACTCCTCGCGCGGAATACAGTCCGACTCCCGGACCGTGACCCAGCGGGTGGTCCGCTCGTCGGGATCGACGTCCCGCTCGAAGAACGTCACCTCGCCGGCGCCGTCGCCGTCGTCGGTCCGTTTACAGACGAGTTCCGGCGACTCGTCGCGAACACGTACGGATGACGTGGACGTGGACATACGTCGCTATTCTCGCCCCGTCTCATAATAACTGTTGGTTTCGGGCGCGAAAAAAGAAACACTACGAAAGTAGTCAACGACCCGTCAGCGCCTGACCGGCACGCCGCGCTCGTCGAGGGACGCCTTCGTCTCCTCGATGGAGTAGTCACCGAAGTGGAAGATGGAGGCCGCGAGCCCGGCGTCCGCGTTCGCCTCGGTGAACACCTCGTACATGTCCTCCGGGCCGCCGCAGCCGGAGGAGGCGATGAGGGGCGTCGAGACCGCCCCGCCCACCGCCTTCATCAGGGGAACGTCGTAGCCGTCCTTCGTCCCGTCCCTGTCGATGGAGTTGACGAACAGCTCGCCGGCGCCGCGCTCCTCGGCCTCCCGCGCCCACGAGACGGCGTCGGTCCCGGTACCCTCGCGACCGCCCTTCTTCGTACACTCGAACCACACCGTCTCGCCGTCGTCGTCCTCGTAGAAGTGGTCGCCGGCGTCGTCGTACCGGCGCCGCGCGTCGATGGAGATGACGATGCACTGGCTGCCGAACGCGGCCGCGCCCTCGTCGATGAGTTCGGGGCGCTCCAGAGCGCCGGTCGTGATGGACACCTTGTCCGCCCCTGCCCGCAGCGTCTCCTTGATGTCCGCCTTCGTCCGGATCCCGCCGCCGACCGTGAGCGGGATGAAACACTCGTCCGCGACCGCGTTGACCACGTCGAGCATCGTCTCGCGGCCCTCCGCGCTGGCGGTGATATCGAGGAAGACGAACTCGTCGGCCCCGGCGGCGTTGTACTTCTTCGCCAGCTCGACGGGGTCGCCCGTGTACTCTAAGTTCTCGAAGTTGACGCCGGTGTACACCGCGGCGTCGCCCTCGTCGTCGAGGTCGACGTCGATACAGGGGATGATTCGCTTCGTGAGTCCCATTCGTTGCCGGAGCGTTGGCCGCCGCCCGGGTTAAAAGGCGCGGGGCGCACTCTTCGGGGTTCGTAGACCCGACCCTACTCGGCGTCGTCGACCTCGGTTCGCTCGTCGCCATCTGCCGCGACGCGCTCACCGCCGCCCGCCGCGACGCGTTTCTCGCCGTCCGCCTCGTCCCGCCTGTCGTACTTCGCGACGGCGCGGTCCGCGCGCGTCGAAACGCCGTTCGGGTTCCGCGCGGGGCTTCGGTCTCGCCGCCGCGCGACGAGTCCGTCGGAGGTCCCGCCGGTGAGACCCAACAGCACGTCGCGCCCGGTCGCGGCCCACCGCGTCGGCGTCGACTCGCCGCGGACCACGTCCCCGGCCGCGTCGAGCGCGTCGGCCACGGCGTGCGATCCGGTCCGGAAGAGAGCGGTCGGCCTGACGCCGTAGTTCTTCGACAGCCGGTAGGCGAGCGCCCGGTACTTCCAACCCCACTCGTGCGCGCTCCGACCGCCGTCGGCGGTCGGGTTCGGGAACGCCTTCCGCGCGGCCAGATCCGGCCGCCACGCCACCTCGCGGTCCATGCGCGCGAGCCGGTGGGCGGCGTCGCGCGCGCCGCCGACTCGGAGGTACTCGTCGAAGCCGTCGAGGTCGCGCAGCGCGTCCCGCCGGAAGGCGACGTTACCGCCCTCGAAGTACGTGACGTCCCGTCCCGCGATCCGGCTGCGCTCCGGTTCGCTCGGGTCGTCGCTCTCCCCCGCGTCCCCGGGAATTTCCGAGCCGGCGCCCTCCGCGTCGTCCGAGACGGCGGCGTCGCCGGCGGCTGTCGTCTCGCTCGGTGGAATCGGTCTCACCGGTCCCGAGACAACGGGCGCCGCGTCGAGACCGGCCGCGACCGCGTCGCGCCAGCCGGTCTCGATCCGGTTGTCGTAGTCGACCAGCGCGACCGCGTCGCCCGTCGCGGCCCCGATACCGGCGTTGCGGGCGACGTTCACCGTCCGGTCGGATATCTCGACCAACACGTCCACGTCGTCGCGGTCGCGAACCATACCGGTCGTGCCGTCGGCCGAGGGACCGTTGACGACGATCACCTCGGCGTCGGAGGAGTCCGCCGCCAGCGCGTCGAGGCAGGCGGCCAATCGGTCCCGACCGTTGAGCGTCGGGACGACGACCGAGAGGTCCATACGACCGGTTATCGAACCGAGGAGGTAAAAAGGACTGCGTGTGTGGTCGGGCGGCTCCGCGGTCGCTCAGGTCGTCAGGAAGTACACCTGCTTGCGCGCGTCCTTGAAGCTGTAGCGCGAATCGACGAGGCCCTCCTCTTCGAGGCGGTTGAGCGCGTAGCGGACGGTGCGGTCCGGCAGCAGCGACTCCTCGGCGAGGCCGCCCTGCGAGAGGGGCGCGTCACTCTCTAACACCTTCGCGACGAGCTTGGCGCTCGGGGGCAGTTCGCGCAGGCGGTCGCGGTACTCGGACTCCGACAGGCGCTCTTGGTCAGCGGTCTCCGCGGGACTGGTACTCATGTTTCACACGAATCTCGTGAGTAGTGGTAAAGGTTGGCTACATATAGGGGAATCTGCCTGTGATAATATAATGTGTTAATATTACGTCTCGCCCGGCTATCATAGACGATCGATCAGTCAAGTCTTGTCGCGCGGTCGCGTACGGGCCGGCGTGATTCCCGAGTCCCACGTCGACATCCTCGAAGCCGAGTCGTACGCGCACTTCGCCACCGTCGACCCGGACGGGCTCCCCCACGTCACCCCGGTGTGGGTCGACCACGAGAACCGCGAGTACGTCCTCGTGAACACCGCTCGCGGACGACGTAAGGAGCGGAACGTCCGGAACGATCCGAAAGTCGGCGTCAGCGTGCTCGACCCCGACGACCCGTACCGATACGTCTCCGTCCGCGGCGAGGCCGAACTGACCGAGGACGGCGCGCGCGAACACATCGACGAACTCGCCCGCCGCTACTTCGGGGTCGACGAGTACCCGCACCACGACGAGGAGGAAGGCGCTCGGGTGATCGTTCGGATCCCCGCCGCGAACGTCGCCACAAGCGGGTAATCGCGGCGGCGGCGACGGGACCACTTCCCCGGCCCACGCGGGTCGACGACGGCAACACCGACCCGCTGCGATCGGGCGGATGCCGGACCGTATCCAGTACGGTTTTGTCGGTCCGGCGTCCATCACGGACAACGTGAAAGGACAGGACTGGTACCAAGCCGACGAGGTCGCCGAGGAGTACGACGACATCCGGTTCTCGGGCGGCGGACAGCTTATCGACCGTCGGGAGAAGGAGGCCGTCCTCTCCGCGCTCGGTCCGATGGACTCGGGCCACCGCGTGTTGGAGGTCGCCTGCGGCACCGGTCGGTTCACCGCGATGCTCGCCGACCAGGGCGCGGACGTCGTCGGACTCGACGTCTCCCGCGAAATGATCGAACAGGCCCGCGAGAAGGTCGCTGCCGCCGGCCACGCCGACGCCGTCGAGTTCCTCCGCGGCGACGCCTCGCGGCTCCCGTTCCCCGACGACCACTTCGACACGGTCGTCGCGATGCGATTTTTCCACCTGATGGACGACCCGGTCCCGTTCGCGAAGGAGCTCCGCCGGGTCAGCCGCGATCAGGTGTTCTTCGACACGTTCAACAGTCGCAGCCTGCGGACGCTGTACACTTGGCTGCTCCCGATGGGCTCGCGGCTCTACTCCGAGCGACAGGCCGCCGCCATGCTCGATGAGGCGGGACTCACGCTCGCGAACGAGGAACACGACTTCGTGCTGCCGTACGGGTTCTACCGCGAGCTCCCGAGCGCCCTCGCGAAGCCGTTCCGGACGCTCGACGAGGTCGCGGGCGACACGGTTCCCGGCGACTACGTCGCCTCGGTGTCGTACTGGAACGCCCGAGTGTCGGACGCGGAGTAGGCCGTCCCGGGGCGACCGGCGGGTCTCGCCGCTCTCAGACCGCCTCTTCGACGACCTCTCCGACCGCGAAGTTGGACTTCACTTCCGTCACTTCGATCTTCACGCGCTCGCCCACCTCGGTGTCGGGGACGATGATGACGTAGCCGCGCTCGACGCGGGCGATCCCGTCGCCCTGCTTGCCGAGGTCCTCGATCTCGACGTACCGCATCTCGCCCGGCTCGACCGGCGGCTGCGGTCCGTCGTCGCTCTGCGACGCGGAGTCGTCGGTCTCGTCGGCCGCCGCGTCGGCCGATCCGTCGCGCGCGACGAGCGCGACGCGGTACGTCTCGCCCGGCTCCAGCGGTCCGGTGTCGGTCTCTCGTTTCGGTACGTCGACGACGAACTCGCCGTCGTCGGTCTCGCGAACTTCCGCGCTGAACAGACAAAGGAGCTTCTCGGAGATTTCCATAGTAGACTCCATCGGACGCTGGGTGCGGGGCGATATAGTTGTACCGCCGACACAGTCAGGGGAGGCCCGTCGATCAGTCGCCGTCGACGGGCGTCCCGTCGGCCTCCTTCGGTCCCTCAGAGTCGAAGACGACGATGTCGCCGTCGACGCGGTCGCTCGCGCTCGGGTCGTAGCCGTCGCGGACGCCGATCGCCTCCTCCAGTTCGCGGACCGCGCGCTCCTTCAACGCGGCCGCCAGTTCCTCGGCGTCCTCGCGCGAGATGTCGCGTCCAAGGCCCTCGCACTCGTGGGCGCGGACGACGCCCGACTCGTCGACCGCCTCACCCATCGGCTGACTGGTCCCGTCGAGGGCGACGCTGAAGGGGTATGTCCGGCAGATGAGCGGCCGCGCGTCGTGGACGGTACAGGCCCCCCGTCCGTCGGACTCCTCGTAGAAGGTACAGTCGCCGCAGTCGTCGGTCGCGAGCGCCCACTCGAACGTCTCGCCCGCCGGCTCGCCGTCGCCGTCGGCGTCGAGTCCGAACGGCATCGGCCGAGCGACGTCACGCCAGTCGTACGACCCGTCGAACCGGTCCGCGGCGGCGTCAGCGACGCGACGGACCTCGTCGGGGAAGACGGTCGCGGTGTGCGGCTCGCGGTCGTCGGAGTCGCGGTCGTCGGAGTCGCGGTCCGGGGCGGCCTCCTCGGTCTCGTCGACTCCCTCTCCGGGCGGCGCGCCGCCAGGCTCGCCGGGGGCGTACCCCGTACAGCAGCCGCCACAGCGCGTACACTCGAAGCCGATCGACTCGATGGCGTCCGCGAGGTCCGCGACGTCGAGGTCGCGGGCCGCGGCGAGTTCGGATTCGAGCGACTGCATGCGAGTCGGTTGCGGCGCGGGGCGGTTAACCCCGTTCCTTCCGGGGCGGACACGCCGCGTTCGCGCCCGGGCCCTCTCGGGCGAAGGAGCGAAGTGCGCCCGTCGCCTACCGGTCGGGCGTGAAGGAGTACGAGCGAAAACAGCTCTTAGAGCGGGTCAACCGCGAGGCGTCGACCGTCGGCGTCGAGATCCCGGAGTCGATCGAGATCCAGGGCGAGGCGATCGACCTGCGCTCGTTCGTCTTCGAGATCAAGCGCCGCGACTCGGTCCCGCCCGGCGAGCGCGACCGCGTCGACCGCGCCAAGCGGAACCTCCGCCGCGAGCGACTCGACCGGCTCGAACCGATCGAGGAGAACGAGGTGAGCCGCGAGGAGGGCGAGCGGTTGGCGTCGTCGGTCATCGGTATCGACCGCGCCTTGGAGGCGTTAGAGGGGTTAGAAGCCCCCGATCCGGAGACGGAGGCGAAGCGGCAGGAGGCGGCCGACCGGAAGCGCTGGATGAACTTCCTGAAGAAGGCGCTCGGGCGCGACGACGCCGGCGGCGGGCGCACGGGACCCTGAGGGGTCACCGTCCCGAGCGTCGCCCCGCTCAGTTCCCGGTGAAGTCGATCCGCGAGTCGCCGGCGTCGTCGTCGCGGCTGGCGGGACCGATCCGGACGAATTCGTAGGCGTCGTCATCGAGGTACACCGCCCCGTCCGCGACCGCGACGGGGACCGATTCGAGGACCGCGCCCTCGCAGGGACCGAAGTTACAGTAGCCGCCGTCGGCCTCGAAGGTCGCGCCGTGCTTCTGACAGAACACCTCGCCGTCCCGGACGAACGCCCCGTCGTCCTTGTCGAGGCGCACGTCGGTCCAGTGCTGGCAGTGGTTGCGGAACGCGCGCACCTCGCCGGCGGCGCGGGTGAGGATCGCCTCGACCTCCGGGGTCCCGTCCTCGCTCTCGCCGGCGTCGCCTTCCCCCTCGTCGACCGACTCCGGGTCGACCGGGCGTAAGGTCGCGAGCAGCGTGCTCTCCTCGGGGACCTCCTCGACGCCGGCGATCCGGCGGGCCTCGTCCATACTGGTAGGTCGATTGCGCTCGGTTTGAACGCTGTGATCGCTCGGAGAGCGGACCGTTCGGTTCCACGGCCGGGATCACCGACGGCCCGGTCGTGCGCGGTCGAGGCGAACGCGACGGCGACGGCTACCGACGCCCCGGCCGCTCGTTACGACGCGACTACTGCCGAGGACGCGGCCGCCGACGCCCCAGCCGCTCGGCTGTACGTGAATGCTTTCGTCGAGAGCGACTCCGTGACCGAGACCACCGAAGCCCCAGCCGCGTCACCGGCGCTACGCGCCTCTGGCGGCCGGCGGCAGAGCCGCCGGCGACACCATCGCACAATGAGTAGTCGTCGAGGGTCGCTCAGTCGTCCGCGGGGGCGCGGTCGGTGAACCGGGGGATCTCGTCGTCGAGCAGCGCGACGGTCGCCAGCCGGATCGCGTGGGGCCACCCCAGGGGCGTCGCGCTGTCGGGCGTCCCGTCGTCGAAGAGCTGCTCGGGCAGGTACGTCGTCGGCTCGCAGAGGCTCCCGCCGGGCGAGACGTGCGCGAGCAGGTCGCGGGCGCGCTCGACCATCTCGGCGGCACGGGGGTCGTCGTGCGCCGCGAGCAGCGCGGCGAGCTCCGCGCAGGCGTGCGCCCCCCACGCGGTCGAGACGGTCCACACCTTCTCGGACTCCTGACCCGCCCGTCGCCACCCGTCGCCCTCGTAGCGGGTCAGCCCGGTAATCGCGTCTGTCTCGTGGTACAGCCCGTCGGCGACCGTCTCGACGTGCGAGACCAACCGGTCGAGGCGCTCGTCGTCGACCGCGCCGCCCGCCGTGGCGCCGGTCGCGTCCTCGCCGTCGCCCCCGTCGCCCGCCCGTTCGAGCGCGTCGAACGAGCGGTGCGCGGCCGCGAGCGCCAGCGTCGAGGAGTCGAAGCGGTCGTCGATCCCGCCGTCGACCGTCTCGCGGAGCGCGTAACAGCCGCGCTCGGGCACCCACAGGTCGTCGAGCGCGTCGTACACCTCCCCCGCTCGCTCGCGGGCGTGCGCGGCGATGTCGTCCGGCAACGACGCGGCGCCGGACACGGCGTCGGGGTCGTCGAGCGCGTCGACGGCGAGCCCCTCGCCGTGACGGCCGAGTTCGCTGTACGCCTCCAGGAACGTCGCCGCGGTGTGAGTGAACCGCCCGGCGGAGTCCTCCCACGCGTTCTGACAGACGACCGGGCGGCCGTCGGGTTCGAGCGTCCGGTCGAGACCCGCGAGCGCGGCGACCAAGGCGGCGTCGAGACCGTCGACATCGACGCCGGCCGCTCGCGCGCGAGCGAGGTACGCGACGACGCTCCCGGTCTGGTCGGCCTGGTAGTCCACGTCCGGGCCGTCCTCGATGCGGGCGTTGGCCCACCCGGGCGCGAGCGCGCCGTCACGGGGCCACACCCGGTGCGGCCACGAGCCGTCGGGGCGCTGCGTGGCGACGTACATCCGCGCCGAGCGGGCGTGTCGGTCGTCGAGGTCGACGCCGACCGCGTCCGCGGCGCCGAGCAGGAAGCCGGATATCTCCGCGTCGTCGCGGAACCACGTGTAGCCGTAGCCGCCGGAGGTGGCGTAGAAGGGGTCGAAGTCCGGTCCGGCGATCCGGAGGCCGGACGGCGCGGAGAGCAGCGAGAGGACCCGGAGGTCTGCGACCACGGAGTCGCGAGCGGGCGCCGACTCGGGCACCGACGGGAGCGCGTCGGCGGCCGCGTCGACGAGGGCGTCGACGCTATCGAGGTCGGAAAAGAGCGCGTCGAGGCGGTCGCGGGCCGCCTCGCGGTCGGTCTCCGCTCGGTCCGTCAGGAGCGTAGCGACCGTGGCGACCCCGTCCGAGAAGGGTACGTCGGCGATCACCTCCCCAGAGAGCCGCTCCTCCTCGTACCGGTCGCCGTCGCGGTCGCGGGGGAGGTCGGTCGGGTCGTCGTCGAGCAGTTCGGGGAAGGTCGCCGGCAGCTGGCCGCGGAGGTCAGCGAAGCCGGTCTCGCTCGCGAGGAAGTCGTGCTCGTCGGCGTGGTACACCTCGACGGCGTCCTCGTACCGGAGCTGTCCCACCCTGTCGTCGCGGCCGTCGGGCGCGAAGCGGGCGTAGGCGACGAGCGAGAGGGCGTCGGGGTCGACGTTCGCGTGGCCGTCCTCGCCGGCGTCGACGGACGCGCGGGTGACGTGTGCGTCACCGAGCGTGAGGTCGTGGCGCGTCACCGTCGCGCGCGGCGTCTCGTGGACCGTTTCGACCAGCGCGGTGTCGCCGACGTACCGCTGGGTCGTGTCGGCCTCGTCGAGCCACGTCACCTCGCCGTCGACGGCGAGACCGATCCGCGACCGAACGAGTCCGGTCTGTCCCGTGAGCGGGTAGCCGAAGTCGCGGAGTTCGCCGTCGCCGCCGACGTGGACGAGCCGACCGTCTCCGCCCGAGAATCGGCCGGAGACGGTGCGCCGCTCGCCGGGGAAGCGCGTCCCCTCGCCGGCGTGGCGCTTGTAGTCGTCGAGCGCGTCGCGAAGCTGCATTACGCGAACGCACGCGACCGCTCGTCTTGAACCTTTGGTGTAATTATTATTCATGCGTTCGAATAGCAGAGCCCCTCAAACCGCGGCGCGACGAGAGACGGGGCGTGCGCGAACCCGGTCTCCCGCGGACGACGAGCGTCGCGAGGCCGAGGTTCGGGTCCCGACCGCCGACCTCTCGGTCGAGGATGCCGAGGATGACACCGAGGTCGACCGCGGCTCGCTGTTGTGGCCGCACACCCGGAACCGGCTCGCGCGCGACCCCGGACCGACCCTTATAAGTGCCGCTCGGACCGGAAACGCGTATGGACGACCGGACGCTGACCGACCTCCTCCGTCGCTTCGGACTCTCCGACAAGGAGGTCGACACCTACCTCAGTCTGCTCGAACACGGCGAGGCGAAGGCCAGCACCGTCGCCGACGCGGCGGGCGTCTCGAAGCGGTACGTCTACAGCGTGAGCGAGTCGCTGGCGGAGCGCGGCTTCGTCGAGGTGAACGACCACGTCGTGCCGACGACGATCCGCGCGAACCCGCCGGAGGAGGTGATAGAGCGGCTCCGGTCCGACGTCGACGCGATGCGGCCCGGGCTGGCGGAGCGGTACTCCCGCGTGGAGCGCCAGGCCGAGCAGTTCGAGGTGATCAAGTCGCGGGTCACCGTCCTCAAGCGGATCCGCTCGCTGCTGGAGGACGCTGAGGCCGAGGTGACGCTGTCGCTCACCGTCGGGCAGCTCCCCGAGGTGCGAGACGCGCTCGCGGACGCGGTCGACCGCGGCGTCCTCGTCTTGCTCGTCGTCTCCGACGCGTCGGCGGACCTCGACGCGGACGGCCCCGCGCTGTCGGGGGTCGCGAACGTCGTCCGGACCTGGGGAGAGGCGATGCCGACGCTCCTCACCGTCGACTCCGCGGCCGGCGTCGTCGCCCCGCCGGAGCTCCTCCGGCAGTCGACGACCGACCGGCAGGCGATCGCGTTCGCACAGGAGCAGCTCGCGCCGGTGATCGTCGGCTCGTTCCTCGGGAACTACTGGCCCGCCGCGACCGAGGTCCGCGTCGCCGACTCGGCGCCGCTCCCGGTCGAGTACACGAACTTCAGACACACCGTCCTCCAGGCGACGCTCCGGCTCCGCGCCGGCGACCCGCCGCGAGTGACCGTCGGCGGCCGGCGGACGGACGACGACGAACCGGTCGACGTCGTCGGCCACGTCGTCGAGACGAGACAGGGGATGGTGGAGCCGACGAACAACGAGTTCCCGGTCGAACACTCGCTCGTCGTCGAGACCGACGACGGCGACCTCACCGTCGGCGGACAGGGCGCGTTCGTCGAGGACGTCGAGGCCGACCTCGTCCGGATCGAATCGGACGCGGAGTGAGGCGAGCGTCTACGGGTCCCCGTCGATGACGGCCGCGACGCCCCCGTCCCGCCCGCCGTCGGCGTCGGGTCAGGCGGCCGGGAGCGTTCTCGCCCCCTCGTCGGGGTCGAACGCCGGCCCGCCGCGGTAGCCACGCCGCGCCGCGAACGGCTTCACCGCGACGAACCCGACCGGCGCGCCGGTCGGGCCGCACTCCTGCCA
This window harbors:
- a CDS encoding helix-turn-helix domain-containing protein → MSTSPAETADQERLSESEYRDRLRELPPSAKLVAKVLESDAPLSQGGLAEESLLPDRTVRYALNRLEEEGLVDSRYSFKDARKQVYFLTT
- a CDS encoding glycosyltransferase; translation: MDLSVVVPTLNGRDRLAACLDALAADSSDAEVIVVNGPSADGTTGMVRDRDDVDVLVEISDRTVNVARNAGIGAATGDAVALVDYDNRIETGWRDAVAAGLDAAPVVSGPVRPIPPSETTAAGDAAVSDDAEGAGSEIPGDAGESDDPSEPERSRIAGRDVTYFEGGNVAFRRDALRDLDGFDEYLRVGGARDAAHRLARMDREVAWRPDLAARKAFPNPTADGGRSAHEWGWKYRALAYRLSKNYGVRPTALFRTGSHAVADALDAAGDVVRGESTPTRWAATGRDVLLGLTGGTSDGLVARRRDRSPARNPNGVSTRADRAVAKYDRRDEADGEKRVAAGGGERVAADGDERTEVDDAE
- a CDS encoding anthranilate synthase component I family protein, which produces MSRTEHTDRDRFRAVAAAAPGGARVPVERRVVVDDPFAAYRRARDGHGGVFYETTGGQSGWGYFGVDPVERLTVSGEAAVVEASESRGSGDYRRPSPSLSALEGVLDGETLARGDCEVPYPCGAFGWLSYDVARELEDFPAAPPEGPGAADDRDLPRLQVALFDRVAAWECPVDGAETVLRVTACPRVPEGLDDPDADRDALDALFDEGAERAAALIARIETGDPSSGDPPDPTAERATFESDVGREGYADAVRRVKGHVREGDTFQANVSQRLTAPAAVHPVDAYDALREVNPAPYSGLIEFGGTGDAGTDRTSGVDLVSASPELLLRRAPTDDPDRGAHLVTEPIAGTRPRGDGDEADAALEAELTGDEKERAEHAMLVDLERNDLGKVSRFGTVDVAEYRRVDRYSEVMHLVSLIEGEARPDVGFADAVAACFPGGTITGAPKPKTMAIIDELEPTRRGPYTGSMLAAGFDGRATLSIVIRTLVCHAAEYHLRVGAGIVHDSDPGAEYAETLAKARALVSALDEALAAGEMAVDETVEGGVDETVGEADEATGEADEATGEAVER
- the hisF gene encoding imidazole glycerol phosphate synthase subunit HisF translates to MGLTKRIIPCIDVDLDDEGDAAVYTGVNFENLEYTGDPVELAKKYNAAGADEFVFLDITASAEGRETMLDVVNAVADECFIPLTVGGGIRTKADIKETLRAGADKVSITTGALERPELIDEGAAAFGSQCIVISIDARRRYDDAGDHFYEDDDGETVWFECTKKGGREGTGTDAVSWAREAEERGAGELFVNSIDRDGTKDGYDVPLMKAVGGAVSTPLIASSGCGGPEDMYEVFTEANADAGLAASIFHFGDYSIEETKASLDERGVPVRR
- a CDS encoding class I SAM-dependent methyltransferase, which gives rise to MKGQDWYQADEVAEEYDDIRFSGGGQLIDRREKEAVLSALGPMDSGHRVLEVACGTGRFTAMLADQGADVVGLDVSREMIEQAREKVAAAGHADAVEFLRGDASRLPFPDDHFDTVVAMRFFHLMDDPVPFAKELRRVSRDQVFFDTFNSRSLRTLYTWLLPMGSRLYSERQAAAMLDEAGLTLANEEHDFVLPYGFYRELPSALAKPFRTLDEVAGDTVPGDYVASVSYWNARVSDAE
- a CDS encoding aminotransferase class IV, producing the protein MSDADRGGDGERLYHVDGDLVPASAATVSVEDRGFAYGDAAFETMRAYGGDPFRWEAHADRLADTCETLRLDHGLADADLKRRVDETLAANDLADAYVKLSITRGAQPGTLDPAPEVDPTVVVIAKPLPRGGVGSDPVHDGPAALQTTKTRKPADRTLPAAAKTHNYLNGILARLELRVTDADEALMLDHDGHVAEGATSNLFFADGAALRTPSLDGPILPGITRAAVIDIAKDEGIPVEEGTYAPDAVRSADEVFLTNSTWGVRPVATVDGIAVDGDGEEAAGPVTTLISRLYDRRIEETHYDGERL
- a CDS encoding aminodeoxychorismate/anthranilate synthase component II, giving the protein MTDADATDATAGWREGAGEADARVLVVDNYDSFAYNLVQYVGEVAGAVAVRRNDAVDLAGIRALDPDGVVVSPGPGTPADAGVSIAVFELDRPVFGVCLGHQALCANRGSRVGHAPEVVHGKPSTITHDGAGVFAGLPDRLRVGRYHSLCVEREDLPNEVVETAHTEDEREVVMGVRHREKPHVGVQFHPESILTPRGKRMVRNFVAGCER
- a CDS encoding PPOX class F420-dependent oxidoreductase, whose translation is MIPESHVDILEAESYAHFATVDPDGLPHVTPVWVDHENREYVLVNTARGRRKERNVRNDPKVGVSVLDPDDPYRYVSVRGEAELTEDGAREHIDELARRYFGVDEYPHHDEEEGARVIVRIPAANVATSG